In Dama dama isolate Ldn47 chromosome 26, ASM3311817v1, whole genome shotgun sequence, a single genomic region encodes these proteins:
- the LOC133046995 gene encoding small ribosomal subunit protein eS24-like, with translation MNDTVTIRTRKFMTNRLLQRKQMVIDVLHPGKATVPKTEIWEKLAKMYKTTPDVIFVFGFRTDFGGGKTTGFGMIYDSLDYAKKNEPKHRLARHGLYEKKKTSRKQRKEHKNRMKKVRGTAKANVGAGKKR, from the coding sequence ATGAATGACACAGTAACTATCCGGACTAGGAAGTTCATGACCAACCGACTGCTTCAGCGGAAACAAATGGTCATTGATGTTCTTCACCCTGGAAAGGCAACAGTACCTAAAACAGAAATTTGGGAAAAACTGGCCAAAATGTACAAGACCACACCAGATGTCATCTTTGTATTTGGATTCAGAACTGATTTTGGTGGTGGCAAGACAACTGGCTTCGGCATGATTTACGATTCCTTGGATTACGCAAAGAAGAATGAGCCCAAACATAGGCTTGCAAGACATGGCCTGTATGAGAAGAAAAAGACTTCAAGAAAACAGCGAAAGGAACACAAGAACAGAATGAAGAAAGTCAGGGGGACTGCAAAGGCCAATGTTGGTGCTGGCAAAAAGAGATGA